The Nitrospira sp. CR1.1 genome has a segment encoding these proteins:
- a CDS encoding acetyl-CoA carboxylase carboxyltransferase subunit alpha, with protein MRDYLDFEKPIRELEEKIEKLASAESPKSGSQDEIRKLRTKLAQVEHQLYTTLTPWQRTQLARHPQRPTTLDYINELSREFLELHGDRTFGDDRAIVGGFARFNDRSVMIIGHQKGKTLKERMQRNFGMPNPEGYRKALRLMRLAEKFNRPIITLIDTPGAYPGIGAEERGQAEAIARNLFVMSRLTVPIISVVIGEGGSGGALALGVSDRILMLEHSVYSVISPEGCAAILYDDPTKVPDAAASLRMTAQDLVGLGIVDEVIPEPLGGAHREPRAMCDRVAKALANQLYALVELPTDQLIAERDQKFRKIGVVSGLAPVAT; from the coding sequence ATGAGAGACTACCTCGACTTTGAAAAACCGATCCGCGAACTCGAAGAGAAAATCGAGAAGCTGGCGTCCGCCGAGTCGCCCAAATCCGGGTCCCAGGACGAAATCCGCAAGCTCCGAACCAAACTCGCGCAGGTCGAGCACCAGCTCTACACCACACTGACCCCTTGGCAACGCACCCAGCTGGCCCGTCATCCCCAACGGCCCACCACCCTCGACTATATCAATGAACTCTCCCGCGAATTTCTCGAACTGCACGGCGATCGCACCTTCGGCGACGACCGCGCCATCGTCGGCGGATTCGCCCGCTTCAACGATCGATCGGTCATGATCATCGGGCACCAAAAGGGCAAGACGCTCAAGGAGCGTATGCAGCGGAACTTCGGCATGCCCAATCCGGAAGGCTACCGCAAAGCCCTACGGCTCATGCGCCTGGCCGAAAAATTCAACCGCCCCATCATCACCCTCATCGACACGCCGGGCGCCTATCCCGGCATCGGCGCGGAAGAACGTGGACAGGCCGAAGCAATTGCCCGTAACCTGTTCGTCATGTCACGGCTGACCGTTCCGATTATCTCCGTCGTCATCGGTGAAGGCGGTAGCGGCGGCGCCTTGGCGTTAGGCGTGAGCGACCGCATCCTCATGCTGGAGCATTCCGTCTACTCGGTCATTTCCCCGGAAGGGTGCGCGGCGATTCTGTATGACGATCCGACCAAGGTACCGGATGCGGCGGCCTCGCTACGAATGACCGCGCAAGACCTCGTCGGGCTCGGCATCGTGGACGAAGTCATTCCCGAGCCGCTTGGCGGCGCGCACCGCGAGCCACGGGCCATGTGTGACCGGGTAGCCAAGGCCCTGGCCAATCAGCTCTATGCGCTGGTTGAATTGCCGACCGATCAACTCATCGCCGAACGCGATCAGAAGTTCCGCAAGATCGGCGTGGTGAGCGGACTGGCGCCGGTCGCCACCTAG
- a CDS encoding DNA polymerase III subunit alpha has protein sequence MASQFVHLHLHTQYSLLDGANQIDPLMQQVKSFGQPAVAMTDHGNMFGAVEFYRKAREAGVKPIIGCEAYMAPGSRLEKNSHLAHNDYYHLILLATNLKGYQNLIKLVSKAYLEGFYYKPRMDKEILQQHHEGLIGLSGCLSGEVAYLIGQKDLTGATKAAGEYREIFGKDNYYLELQANGLEHQRIANDGLLDIHKKLGIPLAGTNDCHYLKKEDSRPHDLMLCLQTGKTINDPNRMKFDTDQLYVKSTEQAMAEFKEMPTAVSNTVKIAEACTLELALNKTYLPQFKVPEGLTRETYVEQLAMEGLAARLKERPSSIPEIAYQVRLKEEIAVICSMGFAGYFLIVWDIIKFARSRGIPVGPGRGSAAGSLVAYALRITDLDPLVYSLLFERFLNPERVSLPDIDMDFCMDRRDEVINYVIHKYGEDHVAQIITFGTMKAKAAIRDVGRVLEMPYAEVDRIAKLVPDDLKMTLDKALEQEPRLKELVDKDVKVKELMSVAQSLEGLARHASTHAAGIVISDQPLTEHVPLYKGPKDEIVTQYSMGDVEKIGLVKFDFLGLKTLTMIQRAESLVNQGRPGQPPLKVEQLPFDDPATFALLSSGKTTGVFQLESSGMRDLLMGLKPDRFEDIIAIIALYRPGPMDLIPDFIKRKQGKIPIAYEMPELEPILKDTYGVIVYQEQVMAIANTVAGFSLGQADILRRAMGKKKPEEMEKLRVKFLEGAKQKKIPEKKADKLYELIQKFAGYGFNKSHAAAYAVVCYHTAYLKAHYPTEFMAALMTTDMGNADKIVGYFTECRGLGIPVLPPDVNQSQKDFAVVDKSIRFGLAAIKNVGEGAVEAVIESRNEGGPFRSFFDLFRRVDLRKLNKRMMEGLIKAGAFDSMGGRRSQYLAVLDQAMDEGVSIQKERAVGQTSIFGDEMPGLPQTLDEPALPDVPEWSQGELLKYERELTGFYISAHPLARYEAAIQLFSNTTSMQVADVPDGREVKLCGIITAVKSMLTKKGDRMAYITLEDLHGVIEVIAFPDLYRDHAEMIVPERVVRLTGTVDRGDKGTKLRGTKIEPLAELQNKGISRVMIRLHDGPMASTRLPMLRQVFQKYPGSSTVALIMALGGAIEARTSPLPNVKITPSEHFVADIEEVLGKGAITLVT, from the coding sequence GTGGCATCACAATTCGTTCATCTCCATCTCCACACCCAATACAGCCTTCTCGACGGCGCCAATCAGATCGACCCCCTGATGCAACAGGTGAAGTCGTTCGGCCAACCAGCCGTCGCGATGACCGATCATGGCAACATGTTCGGGGCGGTGGAGTTTTACCGGAAGGCCAGGGAGGCCGGCGTCAAACCGATCATCGGCTGCGAAGCCTACATGGCGCCTGGCAGCCGGCTGGAGAAAAACTCACACCTCGCACACAACGACTACTACCATCTCATCCTGCTGGCCACAAACCTCAAGGGATACCAGAACCTTATTAAATTGGTGAGCAAAGCGTATCTTGAAGGGTTCTACTATAAACCAAGGATGGATAAGGAAATTTTGCAACAGCACCACGAAGGCTTAATCGGCCTGTCCGGTTGCCTGAGCGGTGAAGTTGCCTATCTCATCGGGCAGAAGGACCTGACGGGCGCGACCAAGGCGGCAGGCGAATATCGCGAGATTTTCGGCAAGGATAATTATTATCTCGAACTGCAAGCCAACGGGTTGGAACACCAGCGCATCGCCAACGACGGGCTGCTCGACATCCATAAAAAACTCGGTATTCCCCTCGCCGGCACCAACGACTGCCACTACCTCAAAAAAGAAGATTCGCGTCCGCACGACCTCATGCTCTGCTTGCAGACCGGGAAAACGATCAACGATCCCAACCGCATGAAGTTTGACACGGACCAGCTGTACGTGAAGTCCACCGAGCAGGCGATGGCCGAGTTCAAGGAAATGCCGACGGCCGTCTCCAACACGGTCAAGATCGCCGAGGCCTGCACCCTCGAACTGGCGCTCAATAAAACCTATCTGCCCCAGTTCAAAGTGCCGGAAGGGCTCACGCGCGAAACCTATGTCGAGCAGCTCGCAATGGAAGGGCTGGCGGCGCGCCTCAAGGAGCGCCCGAGCTCCATTCCCGAGATCGCCTATCAGGTCCGGCTGAAAGAAGAAATCGCGGTCATCTGCTCGATGGGATTCGCCGGCTATTTCCTCATCGTGTGGGACATCATCAAGTTTGCTCGCTCGCGCGGTATCCCCGTGGGACCGGGGCGCGGCTCTGCCGCCGGCAGCCTCGTCGCCTATGCCCTGCGCATCACCGACCTCGATCCCTTGGTCTACTCGCTCCTGTTCGAGCGATTCTTGAATCCCGAGCGCGTGTCCCTCCCCGACATCGACATGGACTTCTGCATGGATCGCCGGGACGAAGTCATCAACTACGTCATCCACAAATACGGCGAAGACCACGTCGCGCAAATCATTACCTTCGGAACCATGAAGGCCAAGGCGGCCATTCGCGATGTGGGCCGCGTCCTCGAGATGCCCTACGCGGAAGTGGACCGGATCGCCAAACTCGTGCCGGATGATTTGAAGATGACCCTCGACAAGGCGCTCGAGCAGGAACCGCGCCTCAAGGAACTCGTCGACAAAGATGTCAAGGTGAAGGAACTCATGTCGGTCGCGCAGTCGCTGGAAGGGCTGGCACGCCACGCCTCCACACACGCGGCCGGCATTGTCATCTCCGATCAGCCGCTCACGGAACATGTCCCGCTCTACAAAGGTCCCAAAGACGAAATCGTCACCCAATATTCCATGGGCGATGTCGAAAAAATCGGCCTGGTGAAATTCGACTTCCTTGGGTTGAAGACTTTGACGATGATTCAGCGGGCCGAGTCCCTCGTCAACCAGGGCCGCCCCGGCCAGCCGCCTCTCAAGGTTGAACAATTGCCTTTCGATGATCCGGCCACCTTCGCGCTGCTCTCGTCCGGCAAAACCACCGGGGTGTTCCAGTTGGAAAGTTCCGGGATGCGCGACCTGCTGATGGGCCTCAAGCCCGACCGGTTCGAGGACATCATCGCCATCATCGCGCTGTATCGTCCCGGTCCGATGGATCTGATTCCAGACTTCATCAAACGCAAACAGGGAAAAATTCCGATCGCCTACGAGATGCCTGAGCTCGAACCGATCCTGAAGGACACGTATGGCGTCATCGTCTACCAGGAACAGGTCATGGCCATCGCGAACACTGTGGCCGGGTTCTCGCTGGGGCAAGCGGACATTCTCCGTCGCGCCATGGGAAAAAAGAAGCCGGAGGAGATGGAAAAGCTCCGGGTCAAGTTCCTGGAAGGCGCGAAGCAGAAAAAAATCCCGGAGAAAAAAGCCGACAAACTGTACGAGCTGATTCAAAAGTTCGCCGGCTACGGGTTCAATAAGTCGCACGCGGCGGCCTACGCCGTGGTGTGCTACCACACGGCCTATCTGAAGGCACACTACCCGACGGAGTTCATGGCCGCCCTGATGACGACCGACATGGGCAACGCGGATAAGATCGTCGGCTACTTCACCGAATGCCGCGGGCTTGGTATTCCCGTGCTGCCGCCGGACGTGAATCAAAGCCAAAAGGATTTTGCCGTCGTCGACAAGAGTATCCGTTTCGGGCTCGCGGCGATCAAAAATGTCGGCGAAGGCGCCGTCGAGGCGGTCATCGAATCGCGCAACGAAGGCGGACCGTTCCGCTCGTTCTTCGATCTGTTCCGCCGCGTCGATCTCCGCAAGCTGAACAAACGGATGATGGAAGGGTTGATCAAGGCGGGAGCCTTCGACTCCATGGGCGGGCGGCGCTCGCAATATCTGGCCGTCCTCGATCAGGCGATGGACGAAGGGGTGAGCATTCAAAAGGAACGCGCGGTCGGCCAAACCAGCATCTTCGGCGACGAGATGCCGGGCCTGCCGCAAACGCTCGATGAACCGGCCTTGCCCGATGTGCCCGAGTGGAGCCAGGGTGAGTTGTTGAAGTATGAGCGCGAGTTGACCGGCTTCTACATCAGCGCGCATCCGCTGGCCCGCTACGAAGCCGCCATCCAACTCTTCTCCAACACGACGAGCATGCAGGTGGCCGATGTGCCGGACGGCCGCGAAGTGAAACTCTGCGGCATCATCACGGCGGTGAAATCCATGCTGACCAAAAAGGGCGATCGCATGGCCTACATCACCCTCGAGGATTTACACGGCGTGATAGAAGTGATAGCCTTCCCCGACCTCTATCGAGACCATGCCGAGATGATCGTGCCGGAACGGGTCGTGCGGTTGACAGGCACCGTGGATCGCGGAGACAAGGGCACCAAGTTGCGCGGGACCAAGATCGAACCGCTGGCCGAGCTCCAGAACAAGGGCATCTCGCGGGTGATGATTCGCCTGCATGATGGACCGATGGCTTCCACCAGGCTTCCGATGCTGCGTCAGGTGTTTCAGAAATACCCGGGTTCATCGACCGTCGCCCTGATCATGGCGCTCGGCGGCGCCATCGAAGCCCGGACGTCTCCCCTGCCCAATGTGAAGATCACTCCCAGCGAGCATTTCGTCGCCGATATTGAGGAAGTGCTGGGCAAAGGCGCCATCACTTTGGTAACCTAG
- the hrpB gene encoding ATP-dependent helicase HrpB: MDRLPIEEAIPALRERLATGRSVLLTAQPGAGKTTRVPLALLDEPWLAGQKLIMLEPRRLAARAAATYMAASLGEPVGQTVGYRIRHESRVSAATRIEVVTEGVLTRLLQHDPSLAGYGLVIFDEFHERSLHADLGLAFARESQRLFREDLRLLVMSATLDCAAVTALLPEATTISCEGRLFPVTTQYLDRPIDEHLEPAVVRSIRQALALEPGSLLVFLPGMAEIRRVERQLRESRLNPDIIIAPLHGELPQDEQEQAIRPAPPGRRKIVLATSIAETSLTIEGVRVVIDAGLMRVPRFDPRTGLTRLDTIRVTQDAADQRRGRAGRLEPGTCYRLWTNAEHQALLPRRPPEILEADLAPLALDLAEWGVRDATELSWLDPPPAGALAQARDLLRQLGALDAQDALTAHGRRLAHVTVHPRLAHMMVAAVPLGLGSLACDLAALLSERDILQGGPGWRNADLRLRIEALHGNKEHLAGATINQAGCERVRRASDQWQRQLRLGSPSGKDIDQIGILLTFAYPDRVAQRLAGSEGRYRLANGRGAAFQGHQSLSQDEYLVVAQLDGTGDWARILAAAPVRLQDLERYCAAQICSVDLLEWDDRSESVRARRQRRFGQLILEDRAAHEPDQAQVTAALLTGLRRAGLAALPWTKEQQQWRARAAFLHRVDPAWPDLSNDSLTKNLEQWLGPFLSGLTSLAQLRRIDLQAPLDSLLTWQQRQELLRLAPTHITVPSGSHVRLDYEHGDSPVLAVRLQEMFGCQETPRIAGGTVPIMVHLLSPAGRPVQVTKDLASFWRSAYQDVKKELRGRYPRHHWPDDPLTAQPTNRTKRRT; this comes from the coding sequence ATGGACCGCTTACCAATAGAAGAGGCGATCCCCGCCCTCCGCGAGCGTCTAGCCACAGGACGATCGGTGCTTCTGACCGCGCAACCGGGTGCTGGAAAAACCACACGGGTGCCTCTGGCTCTACTCGACGAACCCTGGCTGGCCGGCCAGAAGCTGATCATGCTGGAGCCCCGCAGGCTCGCCGCGCGCGCCGCTGCGACCTATATGGCCGCGAGCCTCGGCGAGCCGGTAGGGCAAACTGTCGGCTATCGCATTCGGCACGAATCCAGGGTGAGCGCGGCCACCCGCATCGAAGTCGTCACTGAAGGCGTGCTCACGCGTCTCCTGCAGCACGATCCCTCGCTCGCCGGGTATGGGCTTGTGATCTTCGATGAATTTCACGAACGCAGTCTGCACGCCGATCTTGGATTGGCCTTCGCAAGGGAATCACAACGGCTCTTTCGCGAGGATCTGCGTCTCCTCGTGATGTCGGCCACCCTCGACTGCGCCGCCGTCACCGCGTTGTTGCCAGAAGCGACAACGATCTCCTGCGAAGGCCGGCTCTTTCCCGTCACAACGCAGTACCTCGACCGGCCGATCGACGAGCATCTTGAACCGGCGGTGGTACGAAGCATCCGGCAGGCACTGGCCTTGGAACCAGGCAGCCTGCTGGTGTTTCTTCCCGGAATGGCGGAGATCCGGCGCGTCGAGCGACAACTGCGCGAGAGCCGGCTGAACCCCGACATCATCATTGCGCCGCTGCACGGGGAACTGCCGCAAGATGAACAGGAGCAAGCCATTCGTCCCGCGCCCCCAGGTCGTCGCAAGATCGTCCTGGCGACCTCCATCGCCGAAACCAGCTTGACCATCGAAGGCGTGCGCGTCGTGATCGACGCCGGACTCATGCGGGTCCCCCGCTTTGATCCGCGCACCGGACTCACCAGGCTCGACACGATTCGCGTCACGCAAGACGCAGCCGACCAACGGCGCGGGCGAGCTGGACGGTTGGAGCCAGGCACCTGCTACCGTCTCTGGACCAACGCCGAACACCAGGCGTTGCTGCCGCGCCGTCCGCCGGAAATCCTCGAGGCAGACCTGGCCCCGCTCGCGTTGGATCTGGCGGAATGGGGCGTGCGCGATGCCACCGAACTCTCCTGGCTCGATCCGCCGCCTGCCGGGGCGCTGGCCCAGGCGCGTGACCTGCTCAGACAACTTGGCGCACTCGATGCGCAGGATGCGTTGACGGCACATGGACGCCGGCTGGCGCATGTCACGGTGCACCCGCGACTCGCCCACATGATGGTCGCCGCTGTGCCACTGGGACTCGGCTCCTTGGCCTGCGACCTCGCCGCGCTGCTCAGTGAGCGCGACATTTTGCAAGGCGGCCCCGGCTGGCGTAATGCCGATCTGCGGCTGCGTATCGAAGCGCTCCACGGCAACAAGGAACACCTCGCCGGGGCGACGATCAATCAGGCGGGCTGTGAACGGGTTCGACGGGCGTCGGACCAATGGCAACGGCAACTGCGATTGGGCTCACCATCCGGCAAAGACATCGACCAGATCGGCATCCTGCTGACATTCGCCTATCCGGATCGCGTGGCGCAACGACTCGCGGGAAGCGAAGGACGATACCGCCTGGCCAATGGGCGCGGCGCCGCGTTTCAAGGGCACCAGAGTCTGTCGCAGGACGAATACCTCGTCGTGGCGCAACTCGATGGCACGGGCGACTGGGCGCGCATCCTCGCTGCCGCACCGGTGCGGCTTCAAGACCTCGAGCGCTACTGCGCGGCGCAGATCTGTTCCGTCGACCTGCTGGAATGGGATGACAGGTCAGAATCGGTCCGCGCGCGTCGTCAACGCCGCTTCGGCCAGTTGATTCTGGAAGACCGTGCCGCTCACGAGCCGGATCAGGCTCAAGTCACGGCCGCGCTGCTCACTGGCCTCCGTCGCGCCGGACTCGCCGCCCTGCCCTGGACCAAAGAGCAGCAGCAGTGGCGGGCACGCGCAGCCTTTCTCCATCGCGTCGATCCCGCTTGGCCGGATCTCTCCAACGATTCGCTGACGAAAAACCTCGAACAGTGGCTGGGGCCGTTCCTGTCGGGGCTCACCAGCCTGGCGCAACTGCGCCGCATAGATCTGCAGGCTCCGCTCGACAGCCTGTTGACCTGGCAGCAACGCCAGGAGTTGCTTCGCCTCGCTCCAACGCACATCACGGTGCCGAGCGGATCGCACGTCCGGCTGGATTACGAGCATGGCGACTCACCGGTGCTCGCCGTACGCCTGCAGGAAATGTTCGGTTGTCAGGAGACGCCAAGGATCGCCGGAGGAACAGTGCCCATCATGGTACATTTGCTCTCGCCGGCCGGTAGGCCTGTGCAAGTCACCAAGGACCTGGCGAGTTTCTGGCGATCGGCCTATCAGGACGTGAAAAAGGAATTGCGCGGGCGCTACCCGCGCCACCATTGGCCCGACGATCCGCTGACTGCCCAACCGACCAACCGGACCAAGCGACGCACGTAG
- a CDS encoding ACT domain-containing protein — protein sequence MLRDTHSSPSPNEPRMDHFAIITAFGQDRPGIVALMADSLYQLGCNIEDSCMTRLRGEFTMMLMVRLPQGLDAEALGNRLMASTRSLDLAVLCRALPDQAALRRHIPEVPTFMLSVYGADHPGIVAQVARTVADQGGNITDMNTRVIGSGEVPVYVMVLEIQLPQDRQADPLKHALEALKPLLGVDLTFRPLDSVTF from the coding sequence ATGCTACGCGACACGCACAGCAGTCCGTCGCCTAACGAGCCTCGCATGGATCATTTCGCCATCATTACCGCTTTCGGACAAGACCGTCCCGGCATCGTCGCCCTCATGGCCGACAGCCTCTATCAACTGGGCTGCAATATAGAAGACAGCTGCATGACCAGGCTCCGCGGCGAGTTCACCATGATGCTCATGGTCCGCCTGCCGCAGGGACTCGACGCAGAAGCACTAGGCAATCGACTGATGGCCTCGACGCGATCGTTGGATCTTGCCGTTTTGTGCAGAGCGCTTCCCGATCAAGCCGCGCTTCGTCGGCACATACCGGAGGTACCGACCTTCATGCTGTCGGTGTACGGCGCGGACCATCCTGGAATCGTGGCGCAGGTTGCGCGCACCGTGGCGGACCAAGGCGGCAACATCACCGACATGAATACCCGCGTCATCGGCTCGGGCGAGGTCCCCGTCTATGTCATGGTGCTGGAAATTCAACTACCGCAAGACCGGCAGGCGGATCCGCTCAAGCACGCGCTGGAAGCGCTCAAACCGCTGTTGGGTGTCGATCTCACGTTCCGCCCGCTCGACAGTGTGACGTTCTGA